ATTAAAGCCTTCCAATTGCAGATCATTATCCCGTTCTGTAGGCTCCCCACTTCCATTCTTTTCGAGAGGTTTCATTTCACATTTCCTTTATTGTTCAATGGTTTTATAATAAAGTGATGTGATCTCAGCACATACGTAAACCAAATACGAAAACTAAGATATAAAGACTAAAGAGTGCTACAGTAAttacaaaatctttcacagggatttgattaaatttattcaaagcccattgtttgtttgttggagTTCAACATCCATCCTGTTTAGCAGCTCTAGTATCTTGCTCTCGTTTTCCAAGATAAAATAGTTGATAACATACTTTAATAATCTAATATTTCAGTTGGAAAAACTTAAGACACGTTACCAAATCTACAAACCTATAAATAATGACAAGAATTCAAGTCAAGTCACGTTTTAAGGCATTCCGTTCGCATGAAGGatatcaggtggtggccgcattgcattctctaaattcagcaaattgtcatcgtcaaccgtgtaattgaatgggattattttgaaattttaaaacgcttgaaatatcacaaacaaataggcctatgttgataaataatataaatacaagctaaaaccgttggggttcgataatgaaccccacaaaactaacaaaactattggaaaatgccatcggccgggcggtttcacaagttgccggctcgatcatgtcatccgtcGCCTGAAGGATATGTTTCTTTAACATTTTTAAGCTCGCGCAACAGAGAGAAGACTTTCTTCCTGAAACAATTTTGTTACACGATCGACTACTACTGTCCATTAAGTGATGGGTTGCGTGCATTTTCAACCGTTTGGCAAATATCTATGAGACATGACACATGCCTATGGAGAGtattaaatttgtatttacatTTATATTGGAAAAGGAGGTGAAAAACAGTGTTATCGTCGGGTTATCATGCATTTGCTCTATATGCGCCGTCACGTGTTTCTTTATTGTCTAAAACAATACAAACTGATTCAAGTTTTGCTTATTTTGTCACAAACGTTGGTTATTTTTTATATAATgagcaaagaaaaaaattaatttcactgTATATAGGATATATGAAATGTCGGTAAACCAGTGGTAAAATTACTTATAGCAAAGTTATCAATACTCAGACAAAATATCACCTTTTGTGGAGGTTAAGTGTTTCTACAATTTGGAAAATGGATTGTAATGTTTAAGAAAGGTAAAAAGTCACGTATGTTTCATTTTTACCCATGTACATCTGTGAAATGTATTCACACTCGatacttattataaataattgtaaaaaataataaatgtttgtatttatacagcgccttttacATGTGAACGTgcaccaaagcgctttacaaattATTCCACTGTCGTTAAAATATGTCAGCTGTCATGCCCAATGCATGCTCATGCCTTTGAGCGGCGCTCAATAGACAATAtgcataacagctccccatttcaaccctgggtagagagaggcaaataAGGTAAAGCGCCTTATATATTcaagtatatttattaaaaatcaACATATtgtgacccgaaggtcaaattacatgtcaatgtacagagtaaaagcaatcattaaaattgatataaatatgagTGAAAATATTGTGCTCTTGGCCTtccccaagagcacaacacgatggcaccgctggggttcgaactcgcaatccaccgattacatggcagagcccgtaccgctgcgccaacgtgCCCCTACGTTATAGCTACTATTAATCAAATTTGCATTCAGATTTTGCCTTAGTTTTTTCTTTTATATTCTTCTACTTTAATTTTCGCGTAgtcattctttttattttttatgaagcCAGCCCACGAGCCGTAAAAGAAAACAACATCAAAATAGGATTCAATTAGATGACCTTAATTATCTATACTTATCTATATTTGTATTATCTATATTTGTAATTAGCATAATTACATTTGTGCAAATTAGCATAAGTAAACCTAACAAGTTCATTTGAATCACTCTCTTTAGTAACGCAAATATTCATTTCCATGTATGAAGGATTTACAAAATTTTCACTATGTCGGAAACATAGTGTATGTAaagttattagactaaatggtgtTAGATCGTAAAATTACTCACAGCAAATTTATATACTTTGCCCAAATGTCGACAAGGGATCGTATGTTTCAGAATGTTTCTTTCACcttttacccggggggggggggtcactcccattgtggcgtgtacaccatccgcgataatgaaaacgcgtaaaaagggtagtttttcgtgggtaagcacgatacgcgcttaacgcgtttagggtgtcaaaaacatgaaatattggaaaaagggtagcaaaattgcaattgctaatacgcggaaatgaaatttagggtatgaaatttgatgcaaggaatagaatccctgtttagggtgtgaaaacacctgtttagggtattgttttagccaagggttaaatccttgtttagggtacttttcatcgcggatggtgtacaggccacaatgggagtgccccccgggccttTTACCtattacattttcaaaaaaacattCTCACCAGATATCCATCATAGTTGACTTCAAATTAGTAAAGATTATTTTTAAGTTTTCTTTGGGTCTTCACATATTCTCCTTCTTTAACCccgattttatttttcatttaatttttttgaaaccggacgtgggcattataaataatattacatcaaATTAGAAATCAAGTTGACAACCTAGATTTTCCACTTATCCATACCTATATTATCGTAATAACTCTCGTATAAACTATTATCAGTAAACGTTTACCATTAATTTATGATGCGTGCTACCAACCTATGTTATAATTAAGGACACGTTCTTATTTTATATAGGACTCAGTTGAGaggctttcttttttatttccgGATGTCAGACCTGTGAATTAGATTCAATATCGCTCACTTTGAGGTGGGTCACAGGATATATACAGCTATAACaatctattttttgtaatgttttaaatGTATCAAATATAATAAGTCTGTCAATAATGCAAAAAGTTCAAATGGAGAAATAACATTATGCATCATGTTCTTCCTTTTTTCTACTCTGTTGTCTTTCGTGTCGCATTACTTGCTAATTACGTCATGTTCGTATTATCGATTGTATAATGGATCGAAATTATTTTTAGTAATAGAGGTTCGTGGAAAAACAACCAGAAAACATGGTGAAAACAACGCAGATATACAGTTCTTGACTCTTGAGTTATAGTCATAAAGATCAAACATCACACTTTAGTCGCCACCATATGATTGTCCTCAGGggtaaaaatataatataaaatactcTGATTTTGAAGTGGTCTTAAATTGTACTGCTTGGAAAAACTTTTTAATCAAAGATAGTTTGCAAAGTGCTTCGTGACCTGGGTAAaagggcaagaaatccaattgaATCAAGTTAacttattttgtgatgttactccAGTGCAAATGCTATTAGCATAAGTAAACCTATTAAACAAGTTCATTTAAATCACTCTCTTTAGTAATGCAAAATTTCAACTCCATGTATGAAGCATTTACTAAATTTTCACCATGTCGGAAACACATTGTATGGGTATTAGACAAAATAGTTATTAGACTAAATTGTTTTACACTtattagaataaataaataaatcgctgTAAGCCAACCTTAAGACGTGGTGAAAGCACACAGATATTTGATTCTTGGCTTGTTTCTTTTTCTTGAAGGACATATAAATGTgcaatcaaataattattatgtttctaATCTAAACTAATCATCAATATTACACATTATCCCGACCTCACTAGGTCTTAAATAGGTCAAAAATATATGTGTAGGAGCTTGAGAAAGGTAATGTATGTCGACCAAACTTATGATCCATCATTTATGAATAGGAGATACCTCCTCAATTGTTAAAATATCTCAAGAAACAATTTCGTATTTCATGGTTagtttattttgttatttgctAGTTTATCTTTTATACAGTTGAATTCGGTCTTCATTCCACGATTTTGTGCTAAGAAATCATATAACAATAAAAAGTGATATTTAAATTAGTTGACAAATAATGTTAGATTTTCCTATCGAagcaatcatattttattaatttatactAAATGTAAAAGTTGGTTTCAAACAGATCAGTAACCCTTCTTTGttctttgaaataaataaaacatatctTGGGGTTTCTAACATTAAGGCAATTAGAAAACGGTAACGATGTACCAGGACATTAATTGATTTTGTCTCAATATGAATTATTCAGACTATATACTCCTGATCACATAAATCACTCCCACTCTCTTGATAACCGACATTTGATTTTTAATTCTTTGAGAAAAAGTAGTGAGAACCACACAAACAAATGCATTGAGATATAATTTActagaaatataaaaatatttttaaaaatagaaaacggTTGAATATGTAATGGGATcaggcaaaatcagtctgaactcaaaaatattgattttgagatatagccaaccaaaggaaatatttccttttgtttcctgttgatTTGGAAAATCTGTAatggctcatatctttggaactagttgttcaatttcaatggggttttccgCAACATGCAGCtatgtaaatgtttttactatcctataagaaactgaaaattcaatatttccgagttccgactgattttgcttgatagcaTCACATAAACTACTTTATCATGAAGCTGGCAAACGACTAAATacaatgttctgcatgatttcATTATATTTTAGAAGATGCGATTGGAATTTCAATTTGTATTTACGCAGCATATTTAATCACACTTAATTGAATAATGGAACCTTAATGGCTTAAAATTTAATTGAAAGGTTAAAAAGGCAAACATACAGCAataactacagcctgtctcaaaaaaaattgtgcaagtgaaaagcgccctctttggcaattagaaaatgccGTTCTGACATAATGCTTATGGCAACGTcaggggcgtagtcttagctctcatatgccgtttgttctgttcaatttgattgttttaatctcgagatataatttagttaacaacgaaaggataaaatcacaattgtgccacttttactagggaagatcaagaggattgtacatgtaaatcaatgatagcatcaagtttatcaagagttccttcgtgaaatcaaaagaacgcatcaattatacaacaataaaaatagcTTTTTTCTGTTTTTACACTGTTTTATCATAATCCAGGTACAggtattatatgattctctttttccacttgaaacagattaaaagagaattgtaaaattaaatacatgtggatgtcaatgattttatcatggcaaatactgttttctttgtcactcaagacatgaaTGCTCAAGACatgttgaaaaacaaacaaatattgcaaacttataggttaatgaacgtgtattatTTGTTGGGacagatattagacaaaataatgcatacgcgccgatgttgatgcgtcttatgcacgagccccgaaggggagtgcattagacgcatcaacatcagctatcattgatttacattatTGTGCAGCCctcttaaacatggtaaaagtggcacaattgtgattttaccttttGTTGTtagctaaacatatctcgagattaaaacaagcaaattgaacagaagaaacggcatttgagagctaaggctgcgctcttgacgttgatgtaagcatcatgtcacaacagtatgtTCTAATTAccgtagagggcgcttttcacttgcacgattgtttttgagacaggctgtataggtaAATGTATAAAGGTTATTTCCAGTATAATCAGTCGTTGAAAAAATAAGGATTATGCAAATATGTAACAATCAAACATTGTCTAATggacaaattaaattaaaataaataatttggtatagttacTTGGTTAAACATTTTAACAGGGTTCTTCACTTTAAACTCAAGTTCTCTTATATGCCAATGTTTCTATAAACATTCAGTGTTCCATGAGCTGAGTTGGAAAAAGTTGGAGAAAGCGGTTTTTACATGCCACATTTTTCATCAGCTCAAAATATGGGAAAGTAAACTATTTTAATAGTAAAAACAAGTGAAATAGTTTAACAGTAAAAACAAGTTGCCGTTAGTATAATTTGTCCACACCCAGCATTTCTATATAAGACGAATTCAAGGGAGGAATATGTTTGTGCCCTGTGTATTATAATCTTACCTGCAATGTAATCAGAACTAATACCATTATAATCTGGTCTCTTGGTCCAATAAACTTAGGTCGTTTTGCTGATTTCTTGCCAGCTCGAAATATACGAAATATGCGTGTCACTTTCAGGAAAGTAGGTGCAAACATGATGTTGAAGGCTAAAGAAATAGCTGCCTCTGATAGCATACATGAAACTGTTGTGGGTTCAAGTAGAAGGGGAATACTCCCAAATATGCAATGCCAAGACCTACAAGGTTTACTGCACTGAGCTCTCGACTCGTGGCCTTCATCAGAGGGTGTTCTCTGTAAGACCAAAGTCCACCTGCTGTAAGGCAGCAAAAGCACAACCCAATTACGCTTAGAAATAAAATTGCGAAAATTATTGGGTCTACGAGAGAGATTGTTGTTGGCTGAATTTGTTTGCAAGATGTAAATGACTCATCAGGCCAGTGTGTTGATAAACATGGTTTACAGTGTGTTTCGTTAATCACAATTGCATTTTCCGAACATGTTTGGCAGCCGTAACAACATTTTTCTTCAAGTGGTATTATAATTTGTCCTGGTACGCACCGATCACCACACAAGGAATATGGTGGCGATTTAGAATTGTCATTGAATCGAATCTTTTCAGAGTAAATAACAAGAGGTGAGTCTATATCGCGAGGATCCCAGTATCCAGCATTTACTACTTTGAAACCGATATCGTCTCTTTGCAAATTCTGAATAATAAATGTCCCTAATGTATCCCCAAATTCATCAAATTGCATTGGACCAGCAGAAGCATTAAAGCGTACTCGGTGTAAGTATTGCAGCAGAGATGCACCGGTGATCTGTTCTGGAGAAAGACATTTGCCATCTCTACATTCCGAGAACATGTTATGGAGAGCGTGTGCAAAAGCATTCACAGCGTCAATTACTGGCCCGCCACTTGCTGCTGTATCGTATGGACACAGTGTTATATCTCTGCATTCCTGTGTTATTTGCCAGTCTTCCCAATACTCATTGTACCACGGGCTTCCGGCTCTAAATGTCGGATCTAAACTACTGAAATATTGTTCAAAATCTGGTGCATGTGGACGACTGATCTTTATGAAGAAACTTCCCACTAAAACACTGGCCCACTCTAGGGTTTCGGTTTCATATCCCCAACCCTCACTTGCAATCCAAGTAATGTTCCAATTTAAATTTCGTCTATAAATTGTACTGAGAAGACCATCAGCTATGTCATCTAATGCAAATACTATCACAACTTTGGCTTTTGGAACACGTTTTAACTTCTCAATCACCTCATCAATCTCATTTTGTGGTGCGTGTGGTTGCACTGCGGCGGAAAGTGCTAAGCAGATATCGTACTCTTCCGCTAACGATTTGATCTGTGTCGCTCCATGTATCCCATATGTATCGGCAGAATAAATCAATGCAATGTATCTCCAATTGTACTTTAAGATAATATCTATGAAAACACCAACTTGATACCTATTCGGAGGTAACGTGCGAAGGAAATAAGGAAATCTTTTCTTGTCACTTAATTCATCACTCGTAGCAGAAAATGAAATAAACGGTATTTTATATATGTTGGCAACTTTAGATATGAAGATACTGGTAGAACTGAACGCTCCTCCAATAATCCCAACTATATTGGCATCCGTTTTATTCTGGTACATATGACACGTGTCTGTAAAGAAAGAAAGCGCGGCCCAAAGTGCGGAGTCTTCTGTTCGACAATCGTCTCGAATTTCATAACCAATAGTTACATCTGGTAATAGGTCTTGGTGGTTGTTGACTTCTTCAATAGCCCATATCATTGCCTCTGAGAGTTGCAATCCCCAGAAAGTTGTACCTGGATTGCAATACTCCTCCAAGCTTTCACGGAATGGGAATATCCCAGCGAGTGTAATATTCCCTGGTTTGGTGTATACTTCACATGCTGACTCGGGCACAGTATTACATGTAGTACAGTGAATAAATAGGAGTGATACGATACTCAGCAAGCACTGTGCTAGCATAACCATTGCGCGATAGATTGTGAATGCAAAAGTATTAACCTACGGAGAGTCACAATTGATTGAGATATTAGGCACTTGATTTTTACATAACAAGATTAAAATAAAGATTGAAGATATGCAGCGTGTATCAGCTCCGGTTAAACAATGCTCCAAGggtaaaatgtaaaaaacatgCTTTACAAGAGAAATCACACAACACTGATGATTAGCAATGCTTTTTCCGTTTCCGTCACGCCTCGTAACAACTTTATAGTATTTATACCGTTACCGAGGTAACCATGGAATATGGACATTGTATCAATCTTTTCGTGTCATGCTTGTGGGCGGACGAGAACATTTCTAATGCCGAGAGTAAATTAAATAAAGTGACAACCGCCAGGCTGTAAAAAAAATGGCATGTTCTTGTATTATTATCACCTATTGTTTCCCGTAAAGTAAAAATACGTAACAAGCGCGCGTAGTATCTAGACAGTGCCCTTTGAATCCAAAATTGATTCTCAGATGAAaggttagtctcggtcccagccggtgtTTCCTCCTTCGTTACTAAGCAAACCGTCTGGTGACAATTGCTCGAAATAAAGATCGCTGATTGGTTTATGAATTTCAACGGGGAATATATTTGTAGCTAAACTGAAACCCGCAAGCGCAAATAAACACCAATTACAATAGGACCAGGCATAGGGCTGCGCGGCGGCCACGGAGGCGTTAATTGTGTGATTTTCGGCCATTCATGCCAGAGAAACCGCAGCTCGTATTCGCGTGAATTTTGTGGGCTTATATCACCGCATGGCTGACGCCTAGAGGTTGATTGAAAAGAAAAAGACGTACTCGGAGCTTGTCACAACACAatgagcacaaaccggctgggaccaagACAAATCAAAGGTGCActcaatgacgtagaaaaacataaatcgctgagctcgaactggtacgttgccgtttcattgaaaatcacacactgaataagccattatgaaatgaagggacctaacaaaatcagcatcaaatgcaactaaaatgggaactgaatttactctagcatgtatggattaataaaattaaataaattacttgttttaacatattcaactttactgtgtaccatttttttatcaaaaaattgctgaataacaaaggcaagcacgctcctaaatctagttcattcgcccgttgccatgagggctctacaggaacggcgactgaaggcgaaatttcgaaaagtggtagagttgttagcgtggcaacactggtgatatacgattcaggcgtgcttgcctttataattcagcaattttttg
Above is a window of Amphiura filiformis chromosome 7, Afil_fr2py, whole genome shotgun sequence DNA encoding:
- the LOC140157678 gene encoding metabotropic glutamate receptor 3-like translates to MVMLAQCLLSIVSLLFIHCTTCNTVPESACEVYTKPGNITLAGIFPFRESLEEYCNPGTTFWGLQLSEAMIWAIEEVNNHQDLLPDVTIGYEIRDDCRTEDSALWAALSFFTDTCHMYQNKTDANIVGIIGGAFSSTSIFISKVANIYKIPFISFSATSDELSDKKRFPYFLRTLPPNRYQVGVFIDIILKYNWRYIALIYSADTYGIHGATQIKSLAEEYDICLALSAAVQPHAPQNEIDEVIEKLKRVPKAKVVIVFALDDIADGLLSTIYRRNLNWNITWIASEGWGYETETLEWASVLVGSFFIKISRPHAPDFEQYFSSLDPTFRAGSPWYNEYWEDWQITQECRDITLCPYDTAASGGPVIDAVNAFAHALHNMFSECRDGKCLSPEQITGASLLQYLHRVRFNASAGPMQFDEFGDTLGTFIIQNLQRDDIGFKVVNAGYWDPRDIDSPLVIYSEKIRFNDNSKSPPYSLCGDRCQVDFGLTENTL